From the genome of Deltaproteobacteria bacterium:
TCTGGATCTCGAAAAAATCCTGGCGGAACTGACATCCAACAAAGAAAATTCGGAAGGGGCACTCCAGGCAGCAAAGAAAAAGGACGGCGCCCGACGAAGAATCCTCGTTGCCGACGACTCACTCGTCGCCCGGAAACAGGTCGCCAACATATTAAAGAAAGCAAATTATGAGGTTGATCTGGTTGTGGACGGCAAGCAGGCCTGGAACCGATTAAATGAGTTGTATGATGCCACCGAAGGTAAAAAAAGCTCATTCCGGGAGGTCGTCTATCTTGTTTTAAGCGATGTGGAAATGCCGGAGATGGACGGCTATACCCTGACGGAAAAAATCAAAGACGATGAACGGTTCAAAGAAATCCCCGTGATCCTCCACTCTTCCCTGAGCGGAGAAGCCAATACGGAAAAAGGGAAGCAGGTCGGATGTGATCACTACGTGGTCAAGTTCGATCCGGAAGTACTCTTTCAGGCCATCAACGAGTACTGATTCCGGAACCATCTCCGGCACCCGACTGCATCCGCTTCCCGGAACGGGGTAAAATCCCTGGATCTGCAAAGCACCCTCGCCGCACAAACCATGGACAATGAAATATCCTGAACTCGACAATGAAGCGGTCTGAACAACTCTGTCATTGAGAGATATCAATATTGCTTTACTTCCTGATTGCCCCTGTGGTAGAAACCTCCTAAAGGTGAGGAGAAACAATGGCGACCGACAATGTACTGATCAAAGTCCGGGGGCTGGAAAAATCATTTCAGTCCGGTACGAAAAAGCTGGAGGTCCTCAAAGGGATTGATTTCACCATCC
Proteins encoded in this window:
- a CDS encoding chemotaxis protein CheV; translation: MSTGLCNDELVLKVGTNKIELLEFHIDKESDDGTVSQGVYGINVSKVTEVIRMTDITEVPHVPAFLMGIIHLRGKTIPIINLAKWLGITEPKRPMEKNKIIVAEFNNTPLGFVVHQTTKIRRIEWEKISTPPDIMNEKYDGNITGTTMIENDRLLLILDLEKILAELTSNKENSEGALQAAKKKDGARRRILVADDSLVARKQVANILKKANYEVDLVVDGKQAWNRLNELYDATEGKKSSFREVVYLVLSDVEMPEMDGYTLTEKIKDDERFKEIPVILHSSLSGEANTEKGKQVGCDHYVVKFDPEVLFQAINEY